The candidate division WOR-3 bacterium genome window below encodes:
- a CDS encoding metallophosphoesterase family protein has protein sequence MRIGIFSDVHANLEALEAVLDFLRTQGATRFICCGDIVGYGPDPAACIELVRSLRGPVVAGNHDRGVLGRVAAADFNRAAREALSWTARQLADDDLAYLDSLPLVDRFDILHLVHSSPSAPERWDYVFTVQDAGEEMSFFETCVCVIGHSHYPFIVERRQTELPRLVGNYSTELRPNAKYVINAGSVGQPRDGDPRACCLVFDTDARAISFHRVDYNIPKVQAKILRAGLPEFLATRLSLGR, from the coding sequence ATGAGGATCGGTATCTTCTCGGACGTCCACGCCAATCTTGAGGCACTCGAGGCGGTGCTTGACTTCCTGCGGACTCAGGGGGCGACGCGCTTCATCTGTTGCGGTGACATCGTCGGGTACGGCCCCGACCCAGCGGCCTGCATTGAACTCGTACGGTCCCTACGCGGTCCGGTCGTAGCCGGCAACCACGACCGCGGGGTACTGGGCCGAGTGGCGGCTGCTGACTTCAACCGCGCGGCACGCGAAGCCCTGTCTTGGACCGCAAGGCAACTTGCTGACGACGACCTTGCCTACCTCGACTCGCTGCCGCTCGTGGACCGGTTCGACATTCTCCACTTGGTGCACTCATCACCCTCGGCACCAGAGCGGTGGGACTACGTCTTCACCGTACAGGATGCCGGAGAAGAAATGTCCTTCTTCGAGACCTGCGTCTGTGTCATCGGCCATTCCCACTACCCGTTCATTGTCGAACGTCGCCAGACCGAACTGCCCAGGCTGGTTGGAAACTATAGCACCGAGCTCCGGCCGAATGCAAAGTACGTCATCAATGCCGGCAGCGTGGGCCAGCCACGGGACGGTGACCCACGTGCCTGTTGTCTGGTGTTTGACACCGACGCAAGAGCCATTTCGTTCCACCGGGTTGACTACAACATCCCTAAAGTTCAGGCAAAGATTCTCCGCGCCGGCCTACCCGAGTTCCTCGCCACCCGCCTGAGCCTCGGCCGCTGA